In the genome of Hyphomonas sp. Mor2, one region contains:
- a CDS encoding TetR/AcrR family transcriptional regulator, translating into MTVATSSPAERRRNKIRARILSAAESVFAREGAEGLSIRRLAENIDYSPAAIYKYFSSKDELVDELKESFFELILENVHRIADTSTPFEDRARDCLSTYIRVATAKPHHYAAAFAGESTSKGPVDTEPGFDETKKGKAFNVLRGMIAEGVETGAFRKDIDPSLAAKSAWASMHGLVLMIAHIPSFPALKEGQPIMGREAFIDYHVDQVIRGMEAHDE; encoded by the coding sequence ATGACTGTAGCAACTTCCTCCCCGGCTGAACGCCGCCGCAACAAGATCCGCGCCCGGATCCTGTCTGCGGCGGAGTCGGTCTTCGCCCGAGAGGGCGCAGAAGGCCTGTCTATTCGGCGCCTCGCAGAGAATATCGATTACTCACCGGCCGCGATCTACAAGTATTTCAGCTCCAAGGATGAGCTGGTCGATGAGCTGAAAGAGAGCTTTTTCGAGCTTATCTTGGAGAATGTTCACCGCATCGCCGACACGTCGACACCTTTCGAAGACCGTGCGCGCGATTGCTTATCGACCTATATTCGCGTGGCCACGGCGAAGCCGCACCACTATGCGGCCGCATTTGCGGGTGAATCGACGTCAAAGGGCCCGGTCGATACCGAGCCTGGCTTTGATGAGACAAAAAAGGGAAAAGCCTTCAACGTCTTGCGCGGAATGATTGCTGAAGGCGTGGAAACCGGGGCGTTTCGAAAGGACATTGATCCCTCGCTCGCCGCCAAATCGGCTTGGGCATCGATGCATGGCCTGGTCCTGATGATTGCCCATATTCCGAGTTTTCCGGCCCTTAAGGAAGGGCAGCCCATAATGGGGCGCGAAGCGTTTATTGACTATCACGTCGATCAGGTGATCCGCGGCATGGAGGCCCACGATGAGTGA
- a CDS encoding nitroreductase → MTALFPPAPPLGTPMLPTRPSAEARQLIALRRSVSKRSLAEPGPDATTLNELLTVATRVPDHRRLAPWRFLVFEGGARTTFNQRAVEIQKQEDPAATETMLADTAGYFTRAPVIVAVISSPDPTHKTPVWEQELSCGALCQNLLLAANASGWAGCWLSEWIAFSPGINALLGLTETERVAGYIYLGTAKDVPQERMRPDAAAKITRWHA, encoded by the coding sequence ATGACCGCACTTTTTCCCCCTGCTCCGCCCCTCGGCACGCCGATGTTACCGACCCGCCCAAGCGCGGAAGCCCGCCAACTCATCGCCTTGCGGCGCTCTGTCAGCAAGCGCAGTCTTGCCGAACCAGGCCCGGACGCGACCACGCTGAATGAACTTCTTACGGTGGCAACCCGGGTTCCGGATCACCGCCGCCTCGCGCCCTGGCGATTTCTGGTGTTTGAAGGCGGCGCGCGGACGACCTTCAATCAGCGCGCCGTTGAGATCCAGAAACAGGAAGACCCGGCGGCGACCGAGACCATGCTTGCCGACACAGCGGGCTACTTCACCCGCGCACCCGTTATTGTCGCAGTCATCTCCTCGCCTGATCCGACCCATAAGACGCCGGTCTGGGAACAGGAATTGTCGTGCGGGGCCCTGTGTCAAAATCTGTTGCTGGCGGCGAATGCCAGCGGCTGGGCGGGATGCTGGCTGAGCGAATGGATCGCGTTCAGTCCGGGCATCAATGCCCTGCTCGGGCTGACCGAGACAGAGCGGGTCGCTGGTTATATTTATCTCGGCACCGCCAAGGACGTTCCACAAGAGCGTATGCGCCCCGATGCGGCGGCCAAGATTACGCGCTGGCACGCCTGA
- a CDS encoding pyridoxal-dependent decarboxylase yields the protein MTTLDPDDWSAFRASANAVLDAAIEKFQSVREGPVWSPTPDAVQAQLSNGLPITESDLKAVTNDLIALLPYGVGNTHPRFFGWVHGTGSPGNLIAEIAASAMNANCGGRDHVGIYVERQVIDWCKSLFGFPDKASGLLVSGTSMATIIAAKTARDRALDFSSRQAGVGASRLVGYTSEQAHSCLARAFDMIGLGTEALRKIPTTADHRMDIAALQAQIDSDRAAGAQPFFLAGTAGTVNTGAIDDLATLAAIAQTERLWFHVDGAFGACAMTSAQIAPRLTGIESADSLAFDFHKWMHVNYDAGCVLIRDGASHRKAFTSRPDYLAADGKALAGGEPWPVDYGPELSRGFRALKVWAHLREHGTEKIGKAIERNCEQAVHLGALVDAHPRFELLAPVSLNICCFRFIAAEMSDPELDRLNERLVERIQLEGTAAPSSTRIDGRYAIRVNITNHRTRREDVEILLTALERLATAR from the coding sequence ATGACGACGCTCGACCCGGACGATTGGAGTGCATTTCGGGCATCCGCCAATGCGGTTCTCGACGCTGCGATTGAAAAGTTCCAGTCTGTGCGCGAGGGGCCGGTCTGGTCGCCGACCCCGGACGCGGTACAGGCGCAACTTTCCAACGGTCTTCCAATTACCGAAAGCGATCTGAAGGCCGTGACCAACGACCTGATCGCGCTGTTGCCTTACGGGGTAGGCAACACCCACCCGCGTTTCTTCGGCTGGGTACACGGCACGGGTAGTCCAGGAAATCTGATTGCTGAGATCGCGGCATCCGCCATGAATGCCAATTGCGGCGGGCGCGATCATGTCGGCATCTATGTCGAACGACAGGTCATAGACTGGTGCAAATCCCTGTTCGGGTTTCCGGACAAGGCAAGCGGCCTGCTCGTCTCCGGCACGTCCATGGCGACGATTATTGCCGCCAAGACGGCGCGCGACAGGGCGCTTGATTTCTCGTCTCGACAGGCCGGTGTCGGCGCTTCCAGGTTGGTCGGTTACACATCAGAGCAGGCACATAGCTGCCTCGCCCGGGCCTTCGACATGATCGGTCTTGGCACAGAGGCCCTCCGCAAGATTCCAACGACCGCGGACCATCGAATGGACATCGCCGCATTGCAGGCCCAAATCGATTCAGATCGCGCCGCGGGCGCCCAACCCTTCTTCCTCGCCGGAACCGCTGGAACCGTGAACACGGGCGCAATTGATGATCTGGCAACGCTCGCAGCGATCGCTCAAACAGAGAGACTCTGGTTCCATGTCGATGGCGCGTTCGGAGCCTGCGCAATGACCAGTGCACAGATCGCACCGCGACTTACGGGAATTGAAAGCGCGGACTCGCTTGCGTTTGATTTCCACAAATGGATGCATGTGAATTATGATGCAGGCTGTGTCCTCATCCGGGACGGGGCGTCGCATCGCAAGGCCTTTACCAGTCGTCCTGACTATCTTGCTGCGGACGGCAAGGCACTGGCAGGCGGAGAGCCCTGGCCAGTCGACTATGGTCCGGAACTCTCTCGCGGTTTCCGGGCGCTGAAAGTCTGGGCGCATCTGCGCGAACACGGGACGGAGAAGATTGGAAAAGCGATTGAACGCAATTGCGAGCAGGCGGTGCATTTAGGCGCTTTGGTTGATGCTCACCCGCGTTTCGAATTGCTCGCGCCGGTCTCGCTAAACATCTGTTGTTTTCGTTTTATCGCTGCCGAGATGTCAGACCCTGAATTGGATCGCCTGAATGAACGTCTCGTGGAACGGATCCAGTTGGAAGGCACAGCCGCCCCCTCTTCTACCCGTATCGATGGGCGCTATGCGATCCGCGTGAACATTACCAATCACCGAACCCGGCGGGAAGATGTCGAGATCCTTCTGACCGCGCTTGAGCGCCTCGCTA